The following are encoded together in the Culex pipiens pallens isolate TS chromosome 1, TS_CPP_V2, whole genome shotgun sequence genome:
- the LOC120416383 gene encoding keratin, type II cytoskeletal 2 epidermal-like, producing the protein MNPLLTLLAGTCLLLALSQQLIGAGAQEEVTSAVSTVTGESTTSKDAGDSSKEDKPTGGKGHGSLVGIMREKCPGGMKGDQKKPMGDFHKFGDKLGPGMQRPAFQMTMGGFGEKKPGQGGMPTGGFKGLMGGFGGNRPGAGLTGGATGFGGPGAMRHPTENNPQ; encoded by the exons ATGAACCCCCTTCTGACGCTCCTGGCCGGTACGTGCCTGCTTCTGGCCCTGTCCCAGCAGCTGATCGGAGCTGGAGCTCAGGAGGAAGTTACGTCCGCGGTATCCACCGTCACTGGAGAATCTACCACCAGCAAGGACGCTGGTGATTCTTCCAAAGAAGACAAACCCACGGGCGGCAAAGGTCACGGCAGTTTG GTTGGAATAATGCGAGAAAAATGTCCTGGCGGAATGAAGGGTGACCAGAAGAAGCCGATGGGAGATTTCCACAAGTTTGGTGACAAGCTTGGACCTGGAATGCAGCGACCAGCATTTCAGATGACCATGGGAGGCTTTGGCGAGAAGAAGCCTGGTCAAGGTGGAATGCCGACTGGAGGCTTCAAGGGTCTGATGGGAGGTTTTGGAGGTAATCGTCCCGGAGCAGGTTTGACGGGTGGTGCTACTGGATTTGGTGGTCCAGGTGCAATGCGTCATCCAACAGAGAATAATCCACAGTAA